The proteins below come from a single Bacteroidetes bacterium GWF2_43_63 genomic window:
- a CDS encoding MFS transporter, translating to MTAQNNRKVVNKDDVVIKFVGDSGDGMQLLGTIFSETIALAGEDLSTFPDFPAEIRAPRNTVAGVSGFQVHFGFKKVLTPGDQCDILVAFNPASLKANLNNIKKGGTILTDEDSFEEKILAPLGYTTNPLYDGSLDGFNVIHAPITSLAKGSLKDMGIDNKTAEKTKNMFVLGMLFNMFSLDLKATDDYLQKRFKKKPELIKINEIVIKNGYEFANTIEAIPSYVVPKTQLKPGKYRNIHGNEATAWGLMAAAEKAGLQLFLGSYPITPATEVLMELAKHRELGVKTFQAEDEIAGICSAIGASFAGSLACTSTSGPGLSLKSEAMGLAVITELPLVVVNVQRGGPSTGLPTKSEQSDLLQALYGRNGEAPMFIIAATSPADCFYTAYEAAKYSLEHMTPAICLTDGYIGFGSEVIEVPKMAELPTITPRKAKARKDGEGKFLPYDRDPETLAREWAVPGTEGLRHRIGGLEKSNIYGEVTTDPANHELMVNLRAEKVQRIANYLPLQDFTGPADADLLVVSWGGTKGQVQDAVEQARAKGMKIAHTHFRYISPLPKNTRELLASFKKVLVCELNMGQFAGYLRINYPEIPYLQYNKVQGQPFTAHELVENFSQILKA from the coding sequence ATGACTGCACAAAATAACCGAAAAGTGGTTAACAAAGACGATGTTGTCATCAAGTTTGTCGGTGACTCCGGCGACGGGATGCAACTTCTCGGAACCATTTTCTCTGAAACCATCGCTTTAGCTGGTGAAGATTTGTCAACATTTCCCGATTTCCCGGCGGAAATCCGGGCTCCGCGAAATACCGTTGCCGGTGTTTCCGGATTTCAGGTTCATTTCGGATTCAAAAAAGTATTAACACCAGGTGATCAGTGCGATATACTTGTCGCATTCAATCCGGCCTCACTGAAAGCCAACCTTAATAACATTAAAAAGGGCGGCACCATCCTTACCGATGAAGACAGTTTTGAAGAAAAAATTCTGGCTCCACTCGGATACACCACAAACCCACTCTACGACGGAAGTCTGGACGGGTTTAATGTTATTCATGCACCCATCACTTCACTTGCCAAGGGCAGTCTGAAAGACATGGGCATTGACAACAAAACGGCAGAAAAAACAAAAAACATGTTTGTTCTGGGTATGTTGTTCAATATGTTCAGCCTCGATTTGAAGGCCACCGATGATTATCTGCAAAAGCGTTTCAAGAAGAAACCAGAGCTGATTAAGATCAACGAAATCGTTATTAAAAACGGCTATGAATTTGCCAACACCATCGAGGCAATTCCAAGCTATGTTGTTCCCAAAACCCAGCTGAAACCTGGCAAGTACCGCAACATTCATGGCAACGAAGCCACCGCCTGGGGACTGATGGCTGCTGCCGAAAAAGCCGGACTACAATTGTTTCTTGGTTCTTATCCCATCACTCCTGCAACGGAAGTTCTGATGGAACTGGCCAAACACCGCGAACTTGGTGTGAAAACATTTCAGGCCGAAGATGAAATCGCCGGCATTTGCTCGGCCATCGGCGCCAGCTTTGCGGGTTCACTTGCCTGCACATCTACTTCTGGTCCTGGTCTGTCCCTGAAATCAGAAGCCATGGGTCTGGCCGTAATCACCGAACTCCCGCTGGTGGTTGTTAACGTTCAGCGTGGCGGTCCTTCTACCGGACTTCCCACCAAAAGCGAGCAGTCCGATTTATTACAGGCATTGTATGGCCGAAACGGCGAAGCGCCTATGTTCATCATTGCTGCTACTTCTCCGGCCGACTGCTTTTATACAGCCTACGAAGCCGCTAAATATTCGCTGGAGCATATGACTCCTGCCATCTGTCTCACCGACGGATATATTGGATTCGGTTCCGAAGTAATCGAAGTTCCAAAAATGGCCGAACTTCCTACTATTACTCCTCGCAAAGCCAAAGCAAGAAAAGACGGCGAAGGCAAATTTTTACCCTATGACCGCGATCCGGAAACCCTCGCACGCGAATGGGCAGTTCCCGGAACCGAAGGTCTGCGTCATCGCATTGGTGGACTTGAAAAATCAAATATTTATGGTGAGGTGACAACCGATCCGGCGAATCATGAATTGATGGTAAATCTTCGTGCTGAAAAGGTTCAGCGCATTGCCAACTATTTGCCTTTGCAGGATTTTACCGGCCCGGCCGATGCCGATCTGCTCGTTGTGAGCTGGGGTGGCACCAAAGGTCAGGTACAAGATGCTGTTGAACAAGCCAGAGCCAAAGGAATGAAAATTGCGCACACCCATTTCCGCTACATCAGCCCGCTGCCGAAAAACACACGCGAACTGCTTGCATCGTTCAAAAAAGTGTTGGTTTGCGAACTCAACATGGGTCAGTTTGCCGGTTATCTGCGCATCAATTACCCAGAAATTCCTTATCTGCAATACAATAAAGTGCAGGGACAGCCATTCACAGCACACGAACTGGTCGAAAATTTCAGTCAAATCTTAAAAGCTTAA
- a CDS encoding 2-oxoacid:ferredoxin oxidoreductase subunit beta, producing MGVIRNSIEKSPVPLTKLDFVSDQMVKWCPGCGDHSILNAVAKVFPEIGYKKENYVVVSGIGCSSRFPYYVNSYGFHGIHGRAHAIASGVKIANPGLSVWIPTGDGDSLAIGGNHFIHLIRRNIDVNVMLFNNQIYGLTKGQYSPTSPLGAQTKTSPFGTIEHPFSVGELVIGAQGTFFARAIDTNPPMMTEIMFEAAKHDGTSIVEILQNCVIFNDKVHEYITSKEHRADMQLHLKHGERMLYGAEKNKGIRLNGRILEAVTIGENGITEEDILIHDMHNPDPGMHLMLAKLSSPIAFGVIRAAAAATYDDLMEEQIEQVKAGSKIKCMDDLFNSGDTWEIK from the coding sequence ATGGGCGTTATCAGAAATAGCATAGAAAAATCACCGGTTCCTTTGACTAAATTAGATTTTGTCAGCGACCAGATGGTGAAATGGTGCCCAGGTTGCGGCGACCACAGTATCCTGAATGCAGTTGCCAAAGTGTTCCCGGAAATCGGTTACAAAAAGGAAAACTACGTGGTAGTATCCGGAATCGGCTGCTCATCACGTTTTCCGTATTATGTAAATTCATACGGATTTCATGGTATTCACGGACGTGCGCATGCCATTGCCTCAGGTGTAAAAATTGCAAACCCGGGCCTCAGCGTCTGGATTCCAACCGGCGACGGTGACTCATTGGCCATCGGTGGAAATCACTTCATTCACCTCATCCGTCGCAACATCGACGTAAACGTGATGCTTTTCAATAATCAGATTTATGGTCTCACCAAAGGACAGTACTCACCTACCAGCCCGCTGGGAGCCCAGACAAAGACATCGCCTTTCGGAACCATCGAGCATCCTTTCTCAGTGGGCGAACTAGTTATTGGTGCACAGGGAACATTCTTCGCACGTGCCATTGACACCAACCCGCCAATGATGACCGAAATCATGTTCGAAGCAGCCAAGCACGACGGAACCTCGATTGTGGAAATTCTGCAGAACTGCGTTATCTTCAACGACAAAGTGCACGAATACATCACTTCGAAAGAACACCGCGCCGATATGCAGCTTCACCTGAAACATGGCGAGCGCATGCTTTATGGTGCAGAAAAGAACAAAGGCATCCGCCTGAACGGCCGCATACTCGAAGCAGTTACCATCGGCGAAAACGGAATTACTGAAGAAGATATTCTCATTCATGATATGCACAATCCGGATCCCGGCATGCACCTCATGCTTGCCAAACTGTCGAGCCCGATTGCCTTTGGCGTTATCCGCGCTGCCGCTGCCGCCACTTACGACGACCTGATGGAAGAGCAGATCGAGCAAGTGAAAGCCGGAAGCAAGATAAAATGCATGGACGACCTGTTCAACAGCGGCGACACCTGGGAAATCAAATAA
- a CDS encoding YihA family ribosome biogenesis GTP-binding protein: protein MIAKYIAGCTTWTKCPPAKLPEYAFTGRSNVGKSSLINAMTGINKLAKISSTPGKTQIINHFIIDNCWYLADLPGYGYAKISKKTREKWGPMIREYLGRRENLMTTFVLIDSRLEPQKIDMEFIDWLGENSIPLALVFTKADKCTKNELKRNVDAVLKKVSENWEELPAHVITSSETRAGIDDLVKFIEGVNLQWDPRA from the coding sequence ATGATTGCAAAATATATTGCCGGTTGCACAACCTGGACAAAGTGTCCCCCCGCTAAATTACCGGAGTACGCTTTTACCGGGCGTTCCAATGTTGGTAAGTCATCGCTTATCAATGCAATGACCGGAATAAATAAATTGGCTAAAATCAGCTCCACGCCGGGGAAAACGCAGATTATTAATCATTTTATCATCGACAATTGCTGGTATCTGGCCGACCTCCCGGGCTACGGGTATGCAAAGATTTCGAAAAAAACGCGCGAGAAATGGGGTCCCATGATTCGCGAATATTTAGGTCGCCGCGAAAACCTGATGACCACTTTTGTGCTCATTGATTCCCGCCTTGAGCCCCAGAAAATCGACATGGAATTCATCGATTGGCTGGGCGAGAACAGCATTCCGCTGGCACTTGTTTTTACCAAAGCCGATAAGTGTACGAAGAACGAACTCAAGCGTAATGTGGATGCGGTGCTGAAAAAAGTTTCAGAAAACTGGGAAGAGCTTCCGGCACACGTAATTACTTCTTCGGAAACCAGAGCGGGAATCGATGATTTAGTGAAATTTATTGAAGGGGTGAACCTCCAGTGGGATCCCCGAGCTTAG
- a CDS encoding hemolysin, which produces MKPLIDKVSREDILRELSPERFVRYTNFGHNEIYIFLGDDAPALMTEIGRLREIAFREAGGGTGEPVDIDEFDKGSNAYYQLIVWNPIEQEIIGGYRYIKLKDTHPDEHGHYHLATTHMFRFSEKFMDDYFQDTIELGRSFVQPQYQPSRDSRKGIFSLDNLWDGLGGLIIMHPEIKYFYGKVTMYLKYDQFARDVIMAFLMKHFPDRDNLVWAYVPRPIRTTEDVIRNILHGKTYEEDKTLLMRFVRSRGMNFPPLVNAYMNLTNSMRTFGSSLNDTFGDVEEIGILVNIADIYESKKHRHLASFYKGRE; this is translated from the coding sequence ATGAAGCCGCTGATAGACAAAGTTTCACGCGAAGATATACTCAGAGAACTCTCTCCTGAGCGCTTTGTCCGTTATACAAATTTCGGTCATAACGAGATTTATATTTTTCTTGGCGATGATGCTCCGGCATTAATGACGGAAATTGGCCGGCTGCGTGAAATTGCTTTCCGCGAAGCAGGTGGTGGTACCGGCGAGCCTGTAGATATTGACGAATTCGACAAAGGCTCCAATGCCTATTATCAGCTGATTGTGTGGAATCCGATTGAGCAGGAAATCATCGGCGGTTATCGCTATATCAAGCTGAAAGATACACATCCCGATGAACATGGGCATTATCATTTGGCCACAACCCACATGTTCAGGTTCTCTGAAAAGTTTATGGATGATTATTTTCAGGACACCATAGAATTAGGTCGCTCATTTGTTCAGCCGCAATATCAGCCTTCGCGCGACAGCCGCAAGGGGATTTTTTCGCTTGACAATCTCTGGGACGGACTTGGTGGGCTCATCATCATGCATCCTGAAATAAAATATTTCTATGGCAAAGTAACCATGTATCTGAAATATGATCAGTTTGCCCGCGATGTTATTATGGCTTTTCTGATGAAGCATTTCCCGGATCGCGATAATCTGGTTTGGGCTTATGTTCCGCGTCCTATCCGCACAACAGAAGATGTCATCCGGAATATTCTCCACGGAAAAACGTATGAAGAGGACAAAACATTGTTGATGCGGTTTGTCCGCAGTCGCGGAATGAATTTTCCACCACTGGTGAATGCTTATATGAATCTCACCAATTCAATGAGAACATTCGGTTCCTCGCTGAATGATACGTTTGGCGATGTAGAGGAAATCGGCATCCTTGTTAATATTGCCGATATTTACGAATCGAAAAAGCATCGGCACCTGGCTTCTTTCTATAAGGGCCGCGAATAA
- a CDS encoding division/cell wall cluster transcriptional repressor MraZ, with translation MAAFIGVYDLKADSKGRFVFPASLRKQLAGEASEAFVMKRSVFYKCIELFPQSTWARETEGIARLNRFVKKNNDFIRLFMSGSRVVNIDDGGRLLIPKDLMVFSGISKDLVLASAIDRLEIWSKADYEAFIAGGSADFPTLAEDVMGNAASSPE, from the coding sequence ATGGCAGCGTTTATCGGAGTATATGACTTAAAAGCAGATTCGAAGGGGCGGTTCGTTTTTCCGGCGTCCCTGCGGAAACAGCTTGCGGGTGAGGCCTCCGAGGCGTTTGTCATGAAAAGGAGTGTGTTTTACAAGTGTATTGAGCTTTTTCCACAATCAACCTGGGCCAGAGAAACCGAAGGAATTGCCCGGCTGAACCGCTTTGTTAAGAAAAACAATGACTTTATCCGTTTGTTTATGTCTGGCTCCCGCGTGGTGAATATCGACGATGGCGGCCGATTGCTGATACCCAAAGACCTTATGGTCTTCAGCGGCATTTCGAAGGATTTAGTTCTTGCTTCGGCCATCGACCGGCTCGAAATCTGGTCGAAAGCCGATTACGAAGCGTTCATCGCCGGCGGATCCGCCGATTTTCCGACTCTGGCAGAGGATGTTATGGGAAATGCTGCCAGCAGCCCGGAATAA
- a CDS encoding 16S rRNA (cytosine(1402)-N(4))-methyltransferase: MLPAARNKKMTHHVSVLLKESIDYLSVKSDGRYADVTFGAGGHSLMIAKQLTTGHVYGFDQDEDSVNGFEGHPNITVIRSNFRFLRNFLRYYDALPVDGILADLGISSHHIETPERGFSFRFDAPLDMRMNTASEFNAQQIIAEYSTEEITRVLRNYGEVDQAWKIANAIVKARTEKQVETTFQLVDILSRFARPGRENSLFAQVFQALRIEVNHEMEALSEFLKQSYDCLKPGGRLVVISYHSLEDRMVKSFLKSQKTNDSFAENIMGRKDLMWKDISRGALTPSEEELNENPRSRSAKLRVAEKI; encoded by the coding sequence ATGCTGCCAGCAGCCCGGAATAAAAAAATGACGCATCACGTAAGTGTTTTACTCAAAGAAAGTATTGATTACCTGTCTGTGAAAAGCGACGGCAGGTATGCCGATGTCACATTCGGTGCAGGCGGACATTCGCTGATGATTGCAAAGCAGCTGACAACCGGGCACGTGTATGGTTTCGATCAGGACGAAGATTCAGTAAATGGCTTCGAAGGACACCCAAATATCACAGTCATTCGCTCTAACTTCAGGTTCCTCCGCAATTTTCTGCGCTATTACGATGCTTTGCCCGTGGACGGTATTCTGGCCGATCTTGGTATTTCGAGCCATCACATCGAAACACCGGAGCGCGGTTTTTCGTTCCGTTTCGACGCTCCGCTCGACATGCGCATGAACACAGCTTCAGAGTTTAATGCTCAACAAATTATTGCCGAATACAGCACCGAAGAAATTACTCGAGTACTCAGAAATTACGGCGAAGTAGATCAGGCCTGGAAAATAGCGAACGCCATTGTAAAAGCGCGCACCGAAAAACAAGTTGAAACTACTTTCCAGTTAGTGGATATCCTTTCCCGATTTGCGCGCCCCGGCCGTGAAAACAGCTTGTTTGCTCAGGTTTTTCAGGCTTTGCGTATCGAAGTAAATCATGAAATGGAGGCCCTTTCCGAATTTTTGAAACAAAGTTACGATTGTCTCAAACCAGGCGGACGGCTGGTTGTTATTTCCTATCACTCGCTCGAAGACCGCATGGTGAAATCGTTTTTGAAATCGCAAAAAACAAACGATTCATTTGCCGAAAACATCATGGGACGCAAAGACCTGATGTGGAAAGACATTTCACGCGGAGCACTGACACCCTCAGAAGAAGAACTAAACGAAAACCCGCGCAGCCGAAGCGCAAAACTGAGAGTTGCCGAAAAAATATGA
- a CDS encoding UDP-N-acetylmuramoyl-L-alanyl-D-glutamate--2,6-diaminopimelate ligase has protein sequence MKLHEILTSTDARVVHGRDDINVKGMTSSSRDVKKGFVFFALKGVKTDGHSFISDAIKAGAVAIVCTDIPADKLEGITIINTENGNETYAQVASNWYGNPSAQLNLIGVTGTNGKTTTATLLFELFNKTGIKSGLISTIRYIVPGKEYPATHTTPDALVLNRMLREMADADCEYCFMEVSSHSVIQGRIHGLKFTGGIFTNLTHDHLDYHGTFAEYLKAKQLFFDHLPTTAFALYNNDDVNGKVMVQHSKAKCYSYALNRPADFKTKIIHNAITGLGLSINGTEAWFKLVGRFNAYNLTAIFATAVLCGMTKEDALITLSSLDEVDGRFNVIRTESGITGVVDYAHTPDALKNVLSTIEEVNEGGGDIITVAGAGGDRDKTKRPLMGQMMARYSQKVIITSDNPRTEDPATIINEIKNGIDISEMKKVVCITDRREAIKTACMLAKKGDIILVAGKGHETYQEINGVRNHFNDAEQLNEFLKM, from the coding sequence ATGAAGCTACACGAAATATTGACTAGCACTGATGCCCGTGTTGTTCACGGACGCGATGACATCAACGTGAAAGGAATGACTTCCTCGAGCCGCGATGTCAAAAAAGGATTTGTGTTTTTCGCACTCAAAGGCGTAAAAACCGATGGACACAGTTTTATTTCTGACGCCATAAAGGCAGGTGCAGTGGCCATTGTCTGTACAGATATTCCGGCAGATAAACTTGAAGGAATTACCATTATTAATACTGAAAACGGCAATGAAACCTATGCTCAGGTTGCTTCCAACTGGTATGGTAATCCTTCGGCTCAACTCAATCTTATTGGCGTTACCGGGACCAATGGTAAAACTACCACAGCCACCCTTCTATTTGAATTATTCAATAAAACCGGAATTAAGTCAGGGCTGATTTCAACAATCCGCTACATTGTTCCGGGCAAGGAATATCCTGCCACACATACCACTCCCGATGCACTTGTACTAAACCGCATGCTGCGCGAAATGGCTGATGCTGATTGTGAATATTGTTTCATGGAAGTAAGCTCGCATTCTGTTATTCAGGGACGCATACACGGACTGAAATTCACAGGAGGTATATTCACAAATCTTACGCACGATCATCTGGATTATCACGGCACTTTTGCCGAATATCTGAAGGCAAAACAACTCTTTTTCGATCATCTTCCAACAACAGCATTTGCGTTGTACAACAATGATGATGTAAACGGGAAAGTGATGGTGCAGCACAGCAAAGCAAAATGCTACAGCTACGCATTGAATCGTCCGGCTGATTTTAAAACAAAGATAATTCACAACGCCATCACTGGGTTAGGGCTCAGCATCAACGGTACAGAAGCATGGTTCAAGCTGGTTGGAAGATTCAACGCTTATAATCTCACCGCCATTTTTGCAACCGCTGTTCTTTGCGGAATGACAAAAGAAGATGCGCTCATCACCCTGAGTTCGCTCGATGAAGTGGATGGACGATTCAATGTAATCAGGACTGAATCAGGTATTACGGGCGTTGTTGACTACGCTCACACACCGGATGCTCTAAAAAATGTTTTATCCACCATCGAAGAAGTGAATGAAGGTGGTGGTGATATAATTACTGTTGCCGGTGCAGGCGGAGACCGCGATAAAACCAAGCGTCCGCTGATGGGACAAATGATGGCGCGATATAGTCAGAAAGTTATTATCACCAGCGACAATCCCCGCACCGAAGATCCAGCAACAATCATCAACGAAATAAAAAACGGTATTGATATTTCGGAAATGAAAAAAGTGGTTTGCATTACCGACCGGCGCGAAGCCATAAAGACCGCGTGTATGCTGGCAAAAAAAGGTGACATCATACTTGTTGCCGGCAAAGGTCACGAAACCTATCAGGAAATAAACGGCGTCCGAAATCATTTCAATGATGCCGAACAGTTGAACGAATTTTTAAAAATGTAA
- a CDS encoding phospho-N-acetylmuramoyl-pentapeptide-transferase, whose amino-acid sequence MLYYLFDFLDKQYDFPGAGVFQYLSFRAALAAALSLLISLVFGKRIINFLRKNQIGEDIRDLGLEGQMQKKGTPTMGGIIILAAILIPTLLVAKLHNIYIIVILLATVWLGALGFADDYIKVFRKNKAGLHGKFKILGQLGLGLIVGFVMYFNDSIVIREKVDTSQHLTEADVLNKDCKKEAADFFRTDEIKSLKTTIPFVKDNEFDYSVLTSWMGDAATKWGWLIFIPIIMFIIVAVSNGANLTDGMDGLAAGTSAVVGIVLGLLAWISGNFIFADYLNVMYIPNSGELTIYISAFVGAMIGFLWYNSYPAQVFMGDTGSLTIGGIIAVFAIMIRKELLIPILCFVFVIESLSVIIQTTVFKYRKKRFGYEYASSHRVFLMSPIHHHYHKKGLNEVKIVNRFIIVSIFAAILTIVTLKLR is encoded by the coding sequence ATGCTCTACTATTTGTTTGATTTTCTTGACAAGCAGTACGATTTCCCCGGAGCAGGAGTATTTCAGTATCTGTCGTTCCGCGCCGCTCTGGCTGCGGCTCTCTCGCTCTTGATATCTCTTGTTTTCGGTAAACGCATTATTAATTTTCTTCGGAAAAATCAAATCGGCGAAGACATACGCGATCTCGGACTCGAAGGCCAGATGCAGAAAAAAGGTACTCCAACCATGGGTGGTATCATCATTCTTGCGGCGATTCTGATTCCTACATTGCTTGTTGCAAAACTTCACAATATTTATATTATTGTGATTCTGCTCGCAACGGTATGGCTTGGGGCCCTTGGTTTTGCGGATGATTACATCAAAGTGTTTCGAAAAAACAAAGCAGGGCTGCACGGAAAATTTAAAATTCTCGGACAGCTGGGACTGGGACTGATTGTGGGTTTCGTAATGTATTTCAATGACAGCATTGTGATTCGCGAAAAAGTCGACACGTCGCAACACCTCACCGAAGCTGATGTACTCAACAAAGATTGCAAAAAAGAAGCTGCTGACTTTTTCAGAACCGACGAAATAAAATCGCTCAAAACCACCATCCCATTTGTCAAGGACAATGAATTTGATTATAGTGTTCTCACAAGCTGGATGGGCGATGCAGCTACAAAGTGGGGCTGGCTAATTTTTATTCCGATCATCATGTTCATCATTGTCGCAGTTTCGAACGGAGCCAATCTGACCGATGGGATGGACGGACTTGCGGCGGGAACGTCCGCCGTTGTGGGAATTGTACTTGGGCTCCTGGCCTGGATTTCCGGCAACTTCATTTTTGCCGATTATCTGAACGTAATGTATATTCCAAATTCAGGAGAGCTCACCATCTACATCAGCGCCTTTGTTGGAGCCATGATCGGATTCCTCTGGTACAATTCATATCCGGCTCAGGTGTTTATGGGCGACACCGGAAGTCTCACCATCGGAGGCATCATCGCCGTATTTGCCATCATGATCCGCAAAGAACTACTGATTCCGATTCTTTGTTTTGTATTTGTTATCGAATCGCTGTCCGTCATCATTCAGACTACAGTTTTCAAATATCGCAAAAAAAGATTCGGTTATGAATATGCATCTTCTCACCGTGTATTTCTTATGTCGCCGATTCATCATCATTATCACAAAAAAGGATTGAACGAAGTGAAAATAGTCAACCGCTTTATCATTGTCAGCATCTTCGCTGCCATTCTAACCATTGTAACTCTCAAACTGCGCTAA
- a CDS encoding cell division protein FtsW: MKFFSEHIKGDKVVWIIVLLLSLFSILSVYSSTGSLAFRYQGGNTEYYLLKHVFTIVTGLFIMYLIHNIKYTRFSRIAQLLFILSIPLLFYTLVKGTNVNDASRWLTIPFIGISFQSSDLAKLAVILFLARSLALKQDKIDDFRNSFVPIIWPIALVTVLIFPANLSTAVLVFGTAMIIMFIGRVPIKYIGAALGILIVIGALAVLIIMQSPGKGRTGTWANRIESFFSDEEDEGDYQALQSKIAIANGGITGKLPGNSTQRNFLPHPYSDFIYALLVEEWGLFGGIFVLLLYLILLYRGIRIATRSPGSFGAFLSIGLTIMIVFQALINMGVAVNLLPVTGQPLPMVSMGGTSIWFTCISLGIILSVSRNKEEEEKKEISNENTKA; the protein is encoded by the coding sequence ATGAAGTTTTTCTCTGAACATATAAAAGGTGATAAAGTAGTCTGGATAATTGTACTCCTGCTGAGTCTGTTCTCCATACTCAGTGTTTACAGTTCCACCGGGTCTCTGGCATTCAGGTATCAGGGCGGGAATACAGAGTATTATCTTTTAAAACATGTTTTCACTATTGTCACCGGATTGTTCATTATGTATCTAATTCATAATATCAAATACACCCGGTTTTCACGAATTGCGCAGTTGCTTTTTATTCTCTCAATTCCTCTCTTGTTCTACACTTTGGTAAAAGGGACAAACGTAAACGATGCCAGTCGCTGGCTTACAATTCCCTTCATTGGCATTAGCTTTCAAAGTTCCGATCTTGCGAAACTGGCGGTCATCCTCTTCCTTGCACGATCGCTGGCACTCAAACAGGATAAAATTGACGATTTCAGAAATTCATTTGTTCCAATCATTTGGCCGATTGCACTCGTAACTGTTTTGATTTTTCCGGCCAACCTTTCAACAGCGGTTCTTGTTTTTGGAACAGCTATGATCATTATGTTTATCGGCCGCGTACCTATAAAATACATTGGTGCAGCGCTTGGAATTCTAATAGTGATCGGTGCTCTGGCGGTGCTCATAATTATGCAGTCACCCGGGAAAGGTCGTACCGGCACCTGGGCAAACCGCATTGAGTCTTTCTTTTCAGACGAAGAAGATGAAGGCGACTATCAGGCTCTGCAATCAAAAATCGCCATTGCCAATGGCGGAATAACAGGTAAATTACCTGGAAACTCAACTCAAAGAAATTTTCTGCCACATCCCTACTCCGATTTCATTTATGCTTTACTGGTTGAAGAATGGGGATTATTTGGAGGAATATTTGTTTTATTGCTCTACCTGATTTTATTATATCGCGGAATTCGCATTGCGACCCGTAGTCCGGGATCCTTTGGCGCATTTCTATCCATCGGTCTCACCATCATGATTGTATTCCAGGCACTCATTAACATGGGCGTAGCTGTCAATCTGCTACCGGTTACAGGCCAGCCATTACCCATGGTCAGCATGGGTGGTACTTCCATCTGGTTTACTTGTATTTCGCTTGGAATTATTTTGAGTGTGAGCCGGAACAAAGAAGAAGAAGAAAAAAAGGAAATTTCAAATGAAAACACAAAAGCCTAA